The Deinococcus arcticus DNA segment CGGCCCGCACCACGGGGCTCTGCGCGCCCTTGGTTTCAATCACGAGGTCGCAGCGGGCCGCCTGCCCCATCACGAGGAAGGTGTTCACCCCGGCCGCCGACCGGCACGAGCGGAAGGCCCAGACGTTGAGTTTGGTGGGTCCACTGGTGAGCGTGGCGGCGCTGGGGGCGGTGCGGGTCAGGTACGCGCGGTCGGCTTCGATAACAAAGCGGGTGTACGCCGGGTCCCAGTCGCAGTAGATGCGCGAGGTGCGGTCGTCAGGGCTGGTGGCCAGCACGCGGTACTGACTGCCGTCCAGGGCGTAACAGTTCTCCAGGCGGCCCGTGTTGGACACGAACCCCATGGCCAGTTGCTGCACCGCCGCGAAGGTGGACCGGTCGAGGTCGGCGTTCACGTCGTCGTTGTACGAATGCAGGCTGATGGACGTAATGCGGCTGCCCGGCTCGCCTGACTCGCGCTGCACCTCCAGCAGCTGCGAGCCGTTGCGGCGCAGTTCGTAGGTCCAGGTGCGTCCGGACTGTTCCAGCAGCGCGCAGCTGTACTGCCGGCAAAACGGGCTGGTGGACACGGCGCCGCCCGTGCCCAGCAGGCCCGCTGCCCCTGCACCAGAGGCCAGCAGAAGGGTGGTGGTCGCAGCGAAGCGGAGCAGGCTCATGGCCTGAGCATAGAAGCCCGGCCCCCGGCGCGCACGCGAGGTTGACCAGCGTCCGGGGCCCACCCATATTCATATGGACTTCATCTGTTCCGCCGACAGGCCAGGACAGGGCCGGCTTATCGTTTCCACGCCTGGAGGGGTGCTGTTCCCTTTTCCGCTCTGCGGCGCTGCTGTGCCAGTCCGCCCCACCCTGAACCGCTGTTGCCCAGGATGGGGTCGGAGGCCGTCTCAGGAACGCCTGAAGGCCGCTCTCAGGGCAGGTCCAGCAGCGCCAGCGCGCGGTCGCGCAGGTCGTCTGGGGTATCCTCGGGCGCCACGTGCAGGGTCAGCACATCGGTTTCGCTGGGCATGGGTGGTTCAAGCGCTTCAAACTGAGACGGCAGCAGCGCGGGCCCGGCAAAGTGGCCGTCGCGCGCTTCCAGGCGCTCGTACACCAGCCCCGGCGGCACCTCCAGGTACAGAAACCGGGTGCCGGGCAGCCGCAGCACGTCGCGGTAGCGGCGTTTCAACGCCGAACAGGCCAGGACCACCTGCCCGCGCTCGCCCAGGGCGCGGCGCAGGGCCAGCAGCCAGGGACGGCGGTCGTCGTCCGTCATGGGGGTGCCGGACGCCATCTGGGCGCGCGCCTGCTCGGAGTGATAGTCGTCGGCGTCCAGAAAGGGCCAGTCCAGGGCCCCGGCCAGGGCCTGCCCCAGCGCGGTCTTGCCACTGCCAATGACGCCCATGACCACCACTCGCATGCCCCAGTGTGCCGGGCGGCCCAGGCCCGGTGGGTTTAGGGGACGTTTAGCTTTTGCAGCGCGCCCACCGCCTCCTCCTTGCCCTTGGCTTCCACCTCTATCCAGGGCACATCGGCGTAGGCGCTGGGCACCGCACTGATCAGGTGGCTGTGGCGGCGGTCCCCGGGGCCCTCCAGGCCGTTGCTCAGGTGCACCACCTGCCAGGACGGGGGCTGCCACGTGCCCCGGGCGGCCAGCACCCACTCGCGCACGCTGGGGTCTTCCTGGTCGGGCAGCTTTTCGCGCACCACATGGTGGTGGGCATCAAACACCAGGGGCGTGCCGGTGGCTTCACAGACCGGCAGCAATTCGGCCGGGCCATACGCCCGCTCATCGTTTTCCAGTCCCAGGCGCAGGCGCACGCCGTCGGGCAGGTCGGGAATGACGGCCTGCAATTCGGCGGCGCGGCCCCCCTTGCCGCCGTGCAGCAGCAGCAGGTTCCAGGTGCTGCGGGTCAGCCCCAGGCCGTCCAGCACGCGGGCGTGGCTGATCATTGCCTGCACGCTGGCCACACGCACCTCGGGGCGGTCACTGTTCAGCACAATGAACTGTTCCGGGTGCATCAGCACGCGAATCCCGGCGTCCACGAACGCCTGCCCAGCTTCGCGCAGCTGCGGGGCCAGCCCGTCCAGCACCGCCGAGCCCGTGTCGTCGCCCACCAGGTCCAGCATGGGAAAGAGGCTGGAACTCAGGCGGTACAGGCGAATGCCGCGCGCCGCGCAGTAGTCGGCGGCGCGGCGCACCCGGGCAATGTTGTCGGCGTACAGGTCCAGCAGTTTGGCCTCGCGCTCGGCCGGAGACAGCAGCTGGTAGCGCGAGAGGGTCACGGTGCGAAAGCGCACCTCCGGTCCTACCGTCATGCACACCAGCCCGTAGGCGGGGCCAGTCACGCGGGCCTCCGGGCCTGTTTGCGGCAGCGCTCCGAGCAGTAGCGCACCTGCTCCCAGTCGCGCGCCCACTTGCGGCGCCAGGTAAAGGGCAGGCCGCAGGCGGCGCACACCTTGCTGGGCCGCTGACTGGGGGGCCGCCCTTTTCCAAATGAGGCTTGCGTGGCCATTGCGCGCAGCATGCCCCGCCCACTTCCCGGGTGACAGTGCCGGCGCTTGCTGTTTTCTTGGGGGTTGGGCGAGGACTGCGGTGAAAGCAGGATTGAGAAGCTGGCTTCACATTGAAAACGTTTTCGAATGGGATGGTCTGCTGTTGTCCCTTTCGACCGACAAGTTGTTCCTGCCGGGCCACCTAAGGCTTGACAGCGCTTTCAGGACCTCTTACGCTGCGGCCAAGCAGTCCAATCCAGTCTGGCCCTGGCGTCAGGGCTTCTCTTGCCGTCGGCCTTTTCGCTGGTGCGGGCGGTGAAGGCTGCTGTGTCTCCCCCTGCCGCGTTCCCGCCGCTCCCCGCCCCCCCTGCCCCGGAGGACCTATGCGCCAGTTCACCTGCTTCACTGCCCTTCGCCTGAGCCTGCCCCTGGCGCTGCTGCTGGCGGCCTGCAGCCCTACTGCTGCTGCCGAGCCCAAACCCGTCTGGCAGGATGAATTTGACGGGCCAGCCTTGAGCGCCCAGCGCTGGAGCCCGCAGCTGGGCAACGGCTTTGTGTCGGGCACCGACTACGTGACCGGCTGGGGCAACAACGAGTTGCAGTACTACACGGACCGGCCGCAGAATATTCGCCTGGAGAACGGCGAGCTGGTGATCACCGCGCGCAAGGAGAGCTTCACCGGGCCCAGTGGCAACACCAGCGGCACCTTCGGCTGGACCTCGGGGCGCATCCGCACCGCCGGCAAGTTCAGCCGCACCTACGGCCGCTTCGAGATTCGCGCCAAGTTTCCCCGGGGCAAGGGCCTGTGGCCGGCCATCTGGATGCTGCCCGAGGAGCCCAGTCCCTACGGCACCTGGGCCGCCAACGGCGAACTGGATATTGCCGAGGGCTGGGGCAGTAGACCCAGCGAGGTGGCCCAGACCATCCACTACGGCGGGATGTGGCCCAACAATGTGTATGCAGGCCAGACCGTGACCTACCCCAGCGGCGCCATGGACGACTGGCATGTGTACGCCGTGGAATGGACCCCCGGCAAGATCCAGTGGTTCATTGACGGCCAGCTGACCTCGGAAAAGACGGAGTGGTGGAGCGCCCGGGGCACCCCGCCCAGCGGCGAGGCCGACCTGCACCCCTGGCCTGCGCCGTTTGATCAGCCGTTCTACCTGCTGCTGAATCTGGCGGTGGGCGGCAATTTCGACGGCAACCCGGACGCCACCACGCCGAGCACGGCCGAGATGCGGGTGGACTACGTGCGCGTATCTGGCCTGGAGGCCGAGCGGCAACCGGCGGGCCAGCGGCCCACGATGACCTATCCCTGGACGCCGGTGCCAGCCCGCCCCGCGCTGCCGGACGGCAATCTGGTGTACAACCCCAGCTTCGACTGGGCCGACACCGACCCGCGCGTGACCCCCGGTGCGCCCCGACTGGCCGGCGTGGGTCAGTCGGCCTTCTGGACCCTGTTCACCAGTGACGGCCAGGTGCAGTTGAGCAACGACGCCGGGGCCGGCAACGCCCTGAAGGCTGACATCACGGCTCCTGGCAGCGTGAACTACGCCGTGCAGGTGCGCCAGGACGGCCTGAATGTGGAAGCGGGCGGCAAATACGAGGCGAGCTTTGAGGTCTGGGCCGCCCAGCCCCGCGCCATGATGGTGAAGGTGGGCGGCGGCCCCGACCGGGGATACGCCGCCTATTCCGGCGAGCAGAGCGTGCCCATCGGCACTGCCAGGGAGCGCCGCACCGTGACCTTCGACATGAAGGCCGTGACCGACGCGGCGGCCCGGCTGGAATTCAACCTGGGGAACGCGGGCGCGGGCCCGGTCTGGCTGGACAATGTGGTGGTCAAGCGCGTGGGCAACGCGGCGGGGGCGCGCCCCCCGGCCAGTGACGGCAACCTGCTGTACAACGCGGCGTTCAATCAGAACAGCGCCGCTCACCCGGGCATCTCGGGCGTGCCCGGCACCGCGTTCTGGAGCACCTGGGAGAGCGGCACCAATGGCCTGAGCACGGCCACCAGCGGCGGCGAGGTCACCCTGAATGTGGCCCGCGTGGACCCGGCCAACAACTGGCACGTGCAGCTGAACCAGACCGACGTGCCCCTGGTGGCGGGTCAGACCTACACCCTCACCTTCACCGGCCGCGCCAGCAGCCCGCGCGAGGTGGGCGTGGTGATTGGCGAAAACGGCGGCAGCTACGCCCGCTACCTGGATGCCAGGGCGGCCCTGACCCCCACGCCTGGGGGCCTCACCTACACCTTCACGGCCCCGGTGACGAACCCGGCGGCGCAGCTGCAGGTGCTGGGCGCGGTGGGCCAGCCGGGCGAGAGCTACAGCCTGTCGTTCAGGGACTTCCGGCTGGTGCCGACACCGAAGTAGCCGAAGAACGAAACCGGACCCCGGGTGAACGCCGCGCCTCCTCTGCCTCTGCGGGAGACGTGGCGTTTCACTGTGCCTGCCGCACGTCTGGTCATCTGCGCTTGCATGACCCTGCAAAATCCGCAAGCTATGTAGTGCAAGCCTTGCAACACAAGCCTTGGAGGCCTTTTGATGACCCCTTTGAAATCCGGCACCATTGATCTGATTCTGCTTTCGGCCCTGCGTGAGCAGCCGCGCTATGGCCTGGAACTGGCCCAGCACATCGGCACCCGCAGCGGCGGGCTCTTTGAGCTGTCTGAGGGCAGCCTCTACCCGGCCCTGCTGCGCCTGAATAGGGCTGGGCTGATTGAGGGTGAGTGGCACCCCACCCCCGGCGGCGGCAGTCCCCGCAAGGTCTACCGCTTAACGGACCAGGGCGCCACCGAACTGACGCGCCGCCGGGACGAGTGGCAACGCCTACAAACCGCAGTGAACGCCCTGCTGGGCGGGCGGCTCGCATGAGCCGCGCAGTGAGCCGTTACGTGTTCCGCGCGACCCTGGGCCTGCCCCGGCACGAACGCCTGGAACTGGCCGCCGAACTTCGCACGCATCTGCTGGACCGCACCCGGCAGCTGCAAGCCGAGGGGTTTTCCCGTGAAGAAGCCGAGCACCTGGCCGTGCAGGGTATGGGGAACGTGTCCGTGACCAACCGGCAACTGCTGGGGCATGTGTTGACGCATCCCCTTGGCTGGGCCGTCCTGGCGGCACTGCTGCTGTGCGGGGGCAGCTGGTGGGTGTGGCGGTACGTTCCCCTGCCGGCTTACAGGCAGACGAGTGTTCAGTGGTCGCAGACGGTTGAAGCGGCGGACCTAGCCCGGCTTTACGAGGTGAACGCGCCGCGCGGCGAGATGCTGACGGCCGACCTCCGTGTGCCGGCCCGCGCCCAGTGGTTTTACCTGGTGGTCATTTCGCAGCGGGAAGAGGGCATGTTCCGGCTATGGCGCTACGACCTGCGGGGCCGCACGGCCTCCGGCGAGGCCACGGTGTCGCCCAATGTGGCGAAAAAGGCTCGGCTTCTCCTGACGGCCCAGGCATGGAACACGGCGCCTTATTGCACGTCGGACGGACAGGTGGCGCTGCTGGCCGACCTGCGCTGGACACCCCAGAATGGCGCGGCCCTGGAGGGGGGCATGATGGCGTACAGCGGTGAGAAGCGAGCGTACGGAATTCCGTCTGGGGTCATGTGCCAGAACCTGCACTTGCCCATGAGTGGGACGGAAATTGACGGCGGAACCATGCAGGCGTGGCAGCAGCGGCACCTTCAGGGTGCCCGGCCTGCGATGAACAGCTGGACGGTCATGGCCTTTTACTCGGTGAATTACACACCGACGGGAAAAGCAACGTTTCAAAGCACCGAGCCGACGCACAAACATGATTTTCTGGTGGCCGTTATGCCCGCCGACCAGCTGATGGACGCCGACGCCACCATTCATGGTGGCCGGGACCAGGGGCGGGGCTACAGCCTGCAAACCCGGACCCAGAACTGGCGACAGAACTTCCCCACTCTCCCCCGCCCCACGGGGCTTAGCCGCTGACCGCCTGCCGGCCCAGCGCCGCGTGGGCTTCAAGCAGCAGGGCCTCGGTTTCGTCCCAGCCCACGCAGGCGTCGGTCACGCTCTGGCCGGGGACCAGGGTGCTCAGATCAGCGGGGATGCTCTGCTTGCCGGGCCTCAGGTGGCTCTCGATCATCAGGCCGCGAATGGCCCTCTGGCCGCCCAGGCGCTGCTGCAGCACGTCGCGCCAGACCAGGGCCTGCCGGGTATGGTCCGAGCCGCTGTTGGCGTGCGAGCAGTCCACCATCACCGCCGGGCTCAGGCCCGCCGCCGCCATCAGGTCGGCGGTTTCGCGCACGAACTGCGGGGCGTAGTTGGGCCCGCCGCGCCCGCCGCGCAGAATCACGTGGCCGTCGGGGTTGCCCAGCGTATGCACGATGCAGCCCCGGCCATCGTCGTCAATGGTGAAAAAGGCGTGGGGCGCGCGGGCCGCCACAATGGCGTCCACCGCCAGCTTGATGCCGCCGCCCGTGCCGTTCTTGAAGCCCATGGGCGCCGACACCGCGCTGGCCATCACCCGGTGGGTCTGGGATTCGGTGGTGCGCGCCCCCAGACAGGCCCAGGCCACGGCGTCGAACACGTACTGCGGGGCAAAGGGGTCCAGCAGTTCTGTGGCCACCGGCAGCCCCAGCTCACTCACCTGCACCATCAGGCGGCGGGTGAATTCCAGTCCCTTGTTGATGTCGTTGGCGCCGGTCATGTCCGGGTCCAGCAGGTAACCGCGCCAGCCCACGGTGGTGCGCGGCTTGTCCACGTACACCCGCATCTGCACCTCCAGGCGGTCCTGGACCCGCTCACGCAGGGCCGAGAGGCGCGCGGCATACGCCAGGGCCTGCTCGTGGTCGTGAATGGAGCACGGCCCCACCACCACCAGCAGGCGGTCGTCTCGGCCATGCACGATGTCCTGCGCGGCGCGGCGCCCGGCCAGCACGGTGCGCTCGGCGGCCGGGGTCAGGGGCCAGCGGGCTTTGAGGGCACGCGGCGTAATCAGCGGCGTGAAGGAACTGATATTCAGATTCTCGGTGCGGCCAGGGGCAACGGTGGGTTCGGGGTGGGTCATGGGCAGGTCCTTGGGGTGAACGAAAGCGCCCGGTGGCCTTGGAGGCTCACCGGGCGGGTGGAGGAACAGCAGCGCGACTCAGGCCCGGCAGCGAGGGGGCCAATAAAAAAAGGGAGCGCGCGCGGGCATGGGCGCAGTCTAGGCGCCCGGGGCCGCCGGCAGGGGCCGCCCGGTCTAGAGGGGGCCGCCGGGGCGGCGGCCGGCGACCGCTTCACCCCTGTGCGATCTGGCGCAGCTTCTCCACGCGGGCAGCCAGGTCATTCAGCTGCAGGGCCCGCAGGGCCTTGGTGGTGCGGGTCAGCCCAGCCTCGTCCACCCGGCCCTGGTTCCAGCCGGCAATCAGCATGGCGCAGCCCTGCAGGGCGTCGCTCACCGTTTCCTTGTGAAACATGGCCGCGAGATTGCCGCTCTGGGCCGGGGCCGTCTGCTGCGCCTGGGCCTGCACGTCCAGCACCACCTGCATGAACACCTGATCCAGGCGGGCGCGGTCATCGGGGGCAATGGGAGTTCCGGTCATGGGGCGCAGTGTAGTGGGCCGGGCCACTGGCCGTGCTGGGGCCCCGCCCCGGACAGCACCCCAGGCCCCTCAGCTGGGCCCCGCCGCAAGGCCGGTGTACAGGGCTTCCAGGGCGCTGCGCAGCGCCGGGGCAAAGGTCACGCACAGCGGGGCCAGTTCGGGGTCGCTCAGGGCGGCCTGCACGGCGGGGGCCGGGTCGCCCATGGGATACAGCCCGGCCACCAGCGCCTGGGTATAGGTCAGCAGAGGCAGGGCGCGCTCCGGGGGCAGGGTGGGCAGCGCACGGCACAGGGCCCTCAGCAGCGGTTCCAGGCGCGCCAGCAGCCAGCGCTTGTGGGCCAGGGCCCCTTCCGGCGTGAGATTGCGTTCCAGCAGGCCCGCCAG contains these protein-coding regions:
- the uvsE gene encoding UV DNA damage repair endonuclease UvsE, whose translation is MTGPAYGLVCMTVGPEVRFRTVTLSRYQLLSPAEREAKLLDLYADNIARVRRAADYCAARGIRLYRLSSSLFPMLDLVGDDTGSAVLDGLAPQLREAGQAFVDAGIRVLMHPEQFIVLNSDRPEVRVASVQAMISHARVLDGLGLTRSTWNLLLLHGGKGGRAAELQAVIPDLPDGVRLRLGLENDERAYGPAELLPVCEATGTPLVFDAHHHVVREKLPDQEDPSVREWVLAARGTWQPPSWQVVHLSNGLEGPGDRRHSHLISAVPSAYADVPWIEVEAKGKEEAVGALQKLNVP
- a CDS encoding gluconokinase, translating into MRVVVMGVIGSGKTALGQALAGALDWPFLDADDYHSEQARAQMASGTPMTDDDRRPWLLALRRALGERGQVVLACSALKRRYRDVLRLPGTRFLYLEVPPGLVYERLEARDGHFAGPALLPSQFEALEPPMPSETDVLTLHVAPEDTPDDLRDRALALLDLP
- a CDS encoding DUF2256 domain-containing protein, with translation MATQASFGKGRPPSQRPSKVCAACGLPFTWRRKWARDWEQVRYCSERCRKQARRPA
- a CDS encoding PadR family transcriptional regulator, which produces MTPLKSGTIDLILLSALREQPRYGLELAQHIGTRSGGLFELSEGSLYPALLRLNRAGLIEGEWHPTPGGGSPRKVYRLTDQGATELTRRRDEWQRLQTAVNALLGGRLA
- a CDS encoding permease prefix domain 1-containing protein produces the protein MSRAVSRYVFRATLGLPRHERLELAAELRTHLLDRTRQLQAEGFSREEAEHLAVQGMGNVSVTNRQLLGHVLTHPLGWAVLAALLLCGGSWWVWRYVPLPAYRQTSVQWSQTVEAADLARLYEVNAPRGEMLTADLRVPARAQWFYLVVISQREEGMFRLWRYDLRGRTASGEATVSPNVAKKARLLLTAQAWNTAPYCTSDGQVALLADLRWTPQNGAALEGGMMAYSGEKRAYGIPSGVMCQNLHLPMSGTEIDGGTMQAWQQRHLQGARPAMNSWTVMAFYSVNYTPTGKATFQSTEPTHKHDFLVAVMPADQLMDADATIHGGRDQGRGYSLQTRTQNWRQNFPTLPRPTGLSR
- a CDS encoding carbohydrate binding domain-containing protein; its protein translation is MRQFTCFTALRLSLPLALLLAACSPTAAAEPKPVWQDEFDGPALSAQRWSPQLGNGFVSGTDYVTGWGNNELQYYTDRPQNIRLENGELVITARKESFTGPSGNTSGTFGWTSGRIRTAGKFSRTYGRFEIRAKFPRGKGLWPAIWMLPEEPSPYGTWAANGELDIAEGWGSRPSEVAQTIHYGGMWPNNVYAGQTVTYPSGAMDDWHVYAVEWTPGKIQWFIDGQLTSEKTEWWSARGTPPSGEADLHPWPAPFDQPFYLLLNLAVGGNFDGNPDATTPSTAEMRVDYVRVSGLEAERQPAGQRPTMTYPWTPVPARPALPDGNLVYNPSFDWADTDPRVTPGAPRLAGVGQSAFWTLFTSDGQVQLSNDAGAGNALKADITAPGSVNYAVQVRQDGLNVEAGGKYEASFEVWAAQPRAMMVKVGGGPDRGYAAYSGEQSVPIGTARERRTVTFDMKAVTDAAARLEFNLGNAGAGPVWLDNVVVKRVGNAAGARPPASDGNLLYNAAFNQNSAAHPGISGVPGTAFWSTWESGTNGLSTATSGGEVTLNVARVDPANNWHVQLNQTDVPLVAGQTYTLTFTGRASSPREVGVVIGENGGSYARYLDARAALTPTPGGLTYTFTAPVTNPAAQLQVLGAVGQPGESYSLSFRDFRLVPTPK
- a CDS encoding 3-deoxy-7-phosphoheptulonate synthase — protein: MTHPEPTVAPGRTENLNISSFTPLITPRALKARWPLTPAAERTVLAGRRAAQDIVHGRDDRLLVVVGPCSIHDHEQALAYAARLSALRERVQDRLEVQMRVYVDKPRTTVGWRGYLLDPDMTGANDINKGLEFTRRLMVQVSELGLPVATELLDPFAPQYVFDAVAWACLGARTTESQTHRVMASAVSAPMGFKNGTGGGIKLAVDAIVAARAPHAFFTIDDDGRGCIVHTLGNPDGHVILRGGRGGPNYAPQFVRETADLMAAAGLSPAVMVDCSHANSGSDHTRQALVWRDVLQQRLGGQRAIRGLMIESHLRPGKQSIPADLSTLVPGQSVTDACVGWDETEALLLEAHAALGRQAVSG